A genome region from Phocoena sinus isolate mPhoSin1 chromosome 16, mPhoSin1.pri, whole genome shotgun sequence includes the following:
- the C16H10orf99 gene encoding protein GPR15L, whose translation MRFLALASLLCILLLCLSVFSAEGRRHLSHPAKPGKGKPCCPRVPGPDLMTRKGHHVRSCRPCKFKPKPHSWVVPGALPQV comes from the exons ATGAGGTTTCTAGCCCTCGCCAGCCTACTCTGCATCTTGCTTCTCTGCTTGTCCGTCTTCTCCGCGGAAG GGAGAAGGCATCTGAGTCATCCTGCCAAGCCCGGGAAAGGCAAGCCCTGCTGCCCCAGAGTTCCTGGCCCTGACCTGATGACCCGGAAAG GACACCATGTGAGAAGCTGCAGACCATGCAAGTTCAAGCCAAAGCCCCACTCTTGGGTGGTGCCTGGGGCACTCCCACAGGTGTAG